In the genome of Cetobacterium ceti, one region contains:
- a CDS encoding carbohydrate ABC transporter permease, with translation MKKKRVSFFDIFNHGVFIIFALIVILPLLITLFSSFKTSIQIARESVLAFPRPFTFENYTEVFKDGNVLVALKNSFLLVILTVIINSFLASMVAYSLSRFEFKMKRVFFFLLSVGMLLPGFIAEITRFGIIANLGVYDTIYAPLLIYVGTDLMQIYIYKQFIDQVPFSLDESAMIDGCSYFRIYWKIIFPVIIPATATLAILKSVAVLNDMFTPYLYMPSPHNATLTTMLMNYVGRSGSWSKLSAAVIVVMIPGIVLYLVFRKKILAGMAAGAVKE, from the coding sequence ATGAAGAAAAAAAGAGTAAGTTTTTTTGATATATTTAACCATGGGGTATTTATAATATTTGCTTTAATTGTTATATTACCTCTTCTTATAACTCTTTTTTCCTCTTTTAAAACTTCAATACAAATAGCTAGGGAAAGTGTACTTGCTTTTCCTAGACCTTTTACTTTTGAAAATTATACAGAAGTTTTTAAAGATGGAAATGTTTTAGTAGCTTTAAAAAATTCATTTTTATTGGTAATTTTAACTGTAATAATAAACTCATTTTTAGCTAGTATGGTTGCCTATTCTTTAAGTAGATTTGAATTTAAAATGAAAAGAGTATTTTTCTTTTTACTTAGTGTAGGGATGTTATTACCTGGGTTTATAGCCGAAATAACAAGATTTGGAATTATAGCTAATTTAGGAGTATATGATACTATTTATGCTCCACTTTTAATATATGTGGGAACAGATTTAATGCAGATATATATTTATAAGCAGTTTATAGATCAAGTTCCTTTTTCTCTAGATGAAAGTGCAATGATTGATGGGTGCTCTTATTTTAGAATCTATTGGAAAATAATATTTCCTGTGATTATTCCAGCTACGGCAACTTTAGCTATTTTAAAATCAGTAGCTGTTTTAAATGATATGTTTACACCATATTTATATATGCCAAGTCCTCATAATGCCACTTTAACAACAATGCTTATGAACTACGTGGGAAGAAGTGGTTCTTGGTCAAAATTAAGTGCAGCAGTAATAGTTGTTATGATTCCAGGAATTGTACTCTATTTAGTTTTTAGAAAGAAAATATTAGCAGGAATGGCAGCTGGGGCGGTGAAGGAGTAG
- a CDS encoding 1-phosphofructokinase family hexose kinase: MILTVTLNPAIDVRYEISDFNIDKIFRAKSFKTPGGKGLNVSRVLNLLGNSVVATGFLGGSNGTWIKNSLQNLNINSSFIESASETRNCIAILGQGSQTEILEPGAEISEFELKKFIDHYKNLLLENEIICISGSLPKGISGETYKLLCELGKNKKVILDTSGTSLIEALQGNPFLIKPNQEELKAILQTPLDTQEKLIKGALTLRDKGAQNILLSLGKNGAIYIGDDIYKIDIPKIQVINPVGSGDSSVAGFAHGLKNNLPIEEILKYSMACGMSNAMSNETGFISLPVIEELMKKIIVKKIG, translated from the coding sequence ATGATTTTAACAGTTACATTAAATCCAGCTATTGATGTAAGATATGAAATTTCTGATTTTAATATAGATAAAATTTTTAGAGCAAAATCCTTTAAAACTCCAGGTGGAAAGGGATTAAATGTCTCTAGAGTATTAAATCTTCTAGGAAATTCCGTTGTTGCCACAGGCTTTTTAGGCGGATCCAACGGAACCTGGATTAAAAATAGCCTTCAAAACCTGAATATAAATAGTAGCTTTATTGAATCCGCTTCAGAAACTAGAAATTGCATTGCAATTTTAGGTCAAGGATCTCAAACTGAGATTCTTGAACCTGGAGCTGAAATATCTGAATTTGAATTGAAAAAATTTATTGATCACTATAAAAATCTTCTTTTAGAAAATGAAATAATCTGTATCAGTGGAAGTTTACCAAAAGGAATTAGTGGTGAAACATATAAACTTCTTTGTGAACTAGGAAAAAATAAGAAAGTTATTCTTGATACTAGTGGAACATCTTTGATAGAAGCTCTTCAAGGAAATCCTTTTTTAATTAAACCTAATCAAGAAGAACTTAAAGCAATTCTTCAAACACCATTGGATACTCAAGAGAAGCTAATTAAAGGAGCCCTTACTCTTCGAGATAAAGGTGCTCAAAATATTTTACTTTCCCTAGGAAAAAATGGAGCTATTTATATTGGAGATGATATCTACAAAATAGATATTCCTAAAATCCAAGTAATAAATCCTGTGGGAAGTGGGGATTCTTCTGTTGCTGGATTTGCCCATGGCTTAAAAAATAATCTACCCATAGAAGAAATTCTAAAATACAGCATGGCTTGTGGAATGTCTAATGCCATGTCCAATGAAACTGGTTTTATATCTTTGCCAGTTATAGAAGAACTTATGAAAAAAATAATAGTTAAAAAAATAGGATAA
- a CDS encoding ABC transporter substrate-binding protein has product MKKSFLVLAIATLGLLGGCGKNDDKAVATGEKKEVKEITLSIWEGTGEEYLMEINSLPEVYSKVNPNVKLKIEKIPGTDYDTAMKIRNTAQKLPDIFAVRNKHMYTYKDSVIDLNDLSATKLNIFAEAYKINGKTIGLPMYGFNEFVYYRKSIFKELGLDIPQTWEEFLNVVKVLGETGNYIPLAIGGKDLWTTYPYGQFLPYLVKGGDDVLNKMGDMKNPFVEGTPVYEGYKKTNELFQLNPAGDNPLGYGWSQETNMFLSKKAAMMAVGQWYYKDYMKEAPEEDKKDLGLFLMPVRDNKDEKFRYFVTGEVFLAIPQTAKNKEEAKEFLNWFFGSDYYKEYINHMQVLPAVANVEVKDSPFIEVLDKVENKEAVYQIPGYEKFTKVKNATHYDQNQLSQDLLSKVNFDDLMKEWGEKWEEAWNNLIGG; this is encoded by the coding sequence ATGAAAAAATCTTTTTTAGTTTTAGCAATTGCAACTTTGGGATTACTTGGTGGATGTGGAAAAAATGATGATAAGGCTGTGGCAACTGGAGAGAAAAAAGAAGTAAAAGAGATTACGCTTTCAATATGGGAAGGAACTGGAGAGGAATATTTAATGGAAATAAATAGTCTGCCAGAAGTATATAGTAAGGTAAATCCAAATGTAAAATTAAAAATAGAGAAAATACCTGGAACTGATTATGATACGGCAATGAAAATTAGAAATACGGCTCAGAAATTACCAGATATATTTGCTGTGAGAAATAAACATATGTATACCTATAAAGATTCTGTAATTGATTTAAATGATTTGTCTGCAACAAAATTAAATATATTTGCAGAGGCATATAAAATAAATGGAAAAACAATAGGTCTTCCTATGTATGGATTTAATGAATTTGTATATTATAGAAAAAGTATATTTAAAGAATTGGGATTAGATATTCCGCAAACTTGGGAAGAATTTTTAAATGTAGTAAAAGTATTAGGAGAAACAGGAAACTATATTCCATTGGCAATTGGTGGAAAGGACTTATGGACAACATACCCTTACGGACAATTTTTACCTTATTTAGTTAAAGGTGGAGATGACGTATTAAATAAAATGGGAGATATGAAAAATCCTTTTGTAGAAGGAACTCCTGTTTATGAAGGATATAAAAAAACCAATGAATTATTCCAATTAAATCCAGCGGGAGATAATCCTCTAGGATATGGATGGAGCCAAGAAACTAATATGTTTTTATCTAAAAAGGCAGCTATGATGGCTGTAGGGCAATGGTATTACAAGGATTATATGAAAGAAGCTCCAGAAGAGGATAAAAAAGATTTAGGATTATTTTTAATGCCAGTTAGAGATAATAAAGATGAAAAATTTAGATATTTTGTAACAGGGGAAGTTTTTTTAGCTATACCTCAAACTGCAAAAAATAAAGAGGAAGCTAAAGAATTTTTAAATTGGTTCTTTGGTAGTGACTATTATAAGGAATATATAAATCATATGCAAGTTTTACCAGCAGTTGCAAATGTAGAGGTAAAAGATAGTCCATTTATTGAAGTTCTAGATAAAGTTGAAAATAAAGAGGCAGTTTATCAAATCCCAGGATATGAAAAATTTACAAAGGTAAAAAATGCAACTCATTATGATCAAAACCAACTATCTCAAGATTTATTAAGTAAAGTTAATTTTGATGACTTAATGAAAGAGTGGGGAGAAAAGTGGGAAGAGGCTTGGAATAATTTGATCGGAGGATAA
- a CDS encoding carbohydrate ABC transporter permease, whose product MAEERILLENREENKFFKWLRGQGFQKTLLISTFLFIPTLMLLGFIIYPALKLVYISFTDWNGVSPSYNYIGFNNFKNLFTSKSLWMTLKANSIYFFLHLVLIPVELYIAFLLDRFIRGSEFFKSIFFMPYIINGVAVAYMFSFLYSSEDGVLNAILEVLNMSKVGWLSDPKIVNYALTGVSLWRFTGMPIILFLAGLQSIPKDMLEAATIDGASVWQQFSKIIMPNMKTVTSIVLFLNARGALMVFDIPFVMTSGGPRGSSTTFALNLVKIAFEFENFGLAAAMAIILIIMILLLSKVQDKLLGMKG is encoded by the coding sequence ATGGCAGAGGAAAGAATTCTTTTAGAAAATAGAGAGGAAAATAAATTTTTTAAATGGTTAAGAGGCCAAGGATTTCAAAAAACTTTGTTAATAAGCACGTTTTTATTTATTCCAACTCTTATGCTTTTAGGATTTATTATTTATCCAGCTTTAAAATTGGTTTATATAAGTTTTACAGATTGGAATGGAGTTTCACCTAGTTATAACTATATAGGCTTTAATAATTTCAAGAATTTATTTACATCAAAAAGTTTATGGATGACTTTAAAGGCCAATAGTATTTATTTCTTTTTACATCTTGTATTGATACCAGTAGAATTATATATAGCTTTCTTACTAGATAGATTTATAAGAGGGAGTGAATTTTTTAAGAGTATATTTTTTATGCCTTATATAATAAATGGAGTTGCAGTAGCTTATATGTTTTCCTTTTTATATAGTTCAGAAGATGGGGTTTTAAATGCAATTTTAGAAGTTTTAAATATGTCTAAGGTGGGATGGTTAAGTGATCCTAAAATTGTAAACTATGCTTTAACAGGAGTATCTCTTTGGAGATTTACAGGAATGCCAATAATATTATTTTTAGCAGGACTACAATCAATTCCTAAGGATATGCTAGAAGCAGCTACTATTGATGGAGCATCTGTATGGCAACAATTTTCAAAAATTATTATGCCCAATATGAAAACAGTAACAAGTATAGTTTTATTTTTAAATGCTAGGGGGGCTCTAATGGTTTTTGATATTCCATTTGTTATGACAAGTGGAGGACCTAGAGGGAGTAGTACAACCTTTGCTTTAAATTTAGTAAAAATAGCCTTTGAATTTGAAAATTTTGGATTGGCAGCAGCAATGGCAATTATTTTAATAATAATGATTTTATTGCTATCAAAGGTTCAAGATAAATTACTTGGAATGAAAGGATAA
- a CDS encoding GntR family transcriptional regulator, producing the protein MINKESNIPLYSQLMDLIIEKIDSGKIESGNKITSERELAEKYSISRATVRQAISELEKQGYLHKIQGKGTFVSKKRMNQELNGFYSFGDVIEKEGKTPSSKVIDLSTREAGINLGKIFNISPEETLYVLSRIRLADGEPLMYETTFLPENRFKNLSKEKIQTLGLYKVLKNIYSANLTSADETFYPCALDENDEKFLNITPGDCGIILERITYENENVIEFTKSIVRGDKFKYKVKLNIL; encoded by the coding sequence ATGATAAATAAAGAAAGTAATATTCCATTATATTCTCAATTAATGGATTTAATAATAGAAAAAATAGATTCTGGAAAAATTGAATCTGGAAATAAAATAACTTCTGAAAGAGAATTGGCTGAAAAATATTCCATCAGTAGAGCCACTGTAAGACAAGCTATTTCTGAATTAGAAAAGCAAGGTTATTTACATAAAATTCAAGGAAAAGGAACTTTTGTTTCTAAAAAAAGAATGAATCAAGAATTAAATGGTTTTTACAGCTTTGGAGATGTCATTGAAAAAGAAGGAAAAACTCCTAGTAGTAAAGTTATAGATTTATCCACAAGGGAGGCAGGAATAAATCTTGGAAAAATTTTCAATATTTCTCCAGAAGAAACACTTTATGTTTTATCAAGAATAAGACTTGCCGATGGGGAACCTTTAATGTATGAAACGACTTTTCTTCCAGAAAATCGTTTTAAAAATTTATCCAAAGAAAAAATTCAAACATTAGGACTTTATAAAGTTTTAAAAAATATTTATTCTGCAAATTTAACCTCAGCAGATGAAACTTTTTATCCTTGTGCTTTAGATGAAAATGATGAAAAGTTTTTAAATATAACTCCAGGAGATTGTGGAATAATTTTAGAACGAATTACCTATGAAAATGAAAATGTAATTGAATTTACAAAATCCATTGTCCGTGGAGATAAATTTAAATATAAAGTAAAACTAAATATTTTATAA
- a CDS encoding sulfatase-like hydrolase/transferase, with protein MKKKNILFIFSDQQRQDTMGVYGQKLKVTPNLDKLGEEGTVFENSFTVQPVCGPARSCLQSGMYPSEIGTFINGISLPENIKTVADYLNEEGYETAYVGKWHLASDDGIEEYHYKGVPKHKRGGYKDFWRASDVLEFTSHGYDGYVFNEKMEKVNFKGYRADKITDFALEYLNEKKSDNPFFLFISYIEPHHQNDRKIYEGPHGSKEKFKNYELPEDLRYFGNGDAVENYENYLGCCNSIDENVGRLIEKLKEMGEYENTIIIYTSDHGCHFKTRNRDLKKPGGDDYKRSPHSSVIKTPLIIKGMDLNVKRSESFVSLLDLPPTLLSLGGVKDFGNMQGETIEEKLKKDEDKVFIQISESFVGRGLRTKDYLYCVWAPEKNPWKDKNSEKYEGLYLYDIKNDPHEKNNLIDNEKYFETKEKLKKILISEIKKYENKICEII; from the coding sequence TTGAAGAAGAAAAATATACTTTTTATTTTTTCAGATCAGCAAAGACAGGACACAATGGGAGTTTATGGACAGAAATTAAAGGTTACTCCTAATTTAGATAAATTAGGGGAAGAGGGGACAGTTTTTGAAAATTCCTTTACAGTTCAACCTGTATGTGGACCTGCAAGGTCTTGTTTACAAAGTGGAATGTATCCAAGTGAAATTGGAACTTTTATAAATGGAATATCTCTTCCTGAAAATATAAAGACAGTGGCAGATTATTTAAATGAAGAGGGGTATGAAACTGCTTATGTTGGAAAGTGGCATTTGGCCTCTGATGATGGAATAGAGGAATATCACTATAAAGGTGTCCCTAAACATAAAAGGGGAGGTTACAAAGATTTTTGGAGAGCCTCAGACGTATTAGAATTTACATCACATGGTTATGATGGATATGTTTTTAATGAAAAAATGGAAAAAGTAAATTTTAAGGGATATAGAGCAGATAAAATTACAGACTTTGCTTTGGAATATTTAAATGAAAAGAAAAGTGACAATCCATTTTTTCTTTTTATCTCTTATATAGAACCTCATCATCAAAATGATAGAAAAATTTATGAGGGACCTCATGGTTCAAAGGAAAAATTTAAAAATTATGAACTTCCTGAAGATTTAAGATATTTTGGAAATGGGGATGCTGTAGAAAATTATGAAAATTATTTGGGATGTTGTAATTCTATAGATGAAAATGTTGGGAGATTAATTGAAAAATTAAAAGAGATGGGAGAGTATGAAAATACAATTATAATTTACACAAGTGATCATGGATGTCATTTTAAAACAAGGAATAGAGATTTAAAAAAACCTGGTGGAGATGACTATAAAAGATCTCCTCATAGTTCTGTAATAAAAACACCTTTAATTATAAAAGGGATGGATTTAAATGTAAAAAGAAGTGAAAGTTTTGTAAGTTTATTAGATTTGCCTCCAACACTTTTAAGTTTAGGAGGAGTTAAAGATTTTGGAAATATGCAGGGAGAAACTATAGAGGAAAAATTAAAAAAAGATGAGGATAAAGTTTTTATACAGATAAGTGAAAGTTTTGTTGGACGAGGACTTAGAACAAAGGATTATTTATACTGTGTATGGGCACCAGAAAAAAATCCTTGGAAAGATAAAAATAGTGAAAAGTATGAGGGACTTTATTTATATGATATAAAAAATGATCCCCATGAAAAAAATAATTTAATAGATAATGAAAAATATTTTGAAACAAAAGAGAAATTGAAAAAAATACTTATAAGTGAAATAAAAAAATATGAAAATAAAATCTGTGAAATTATTTAG
- a CDS encoding tagatose bisphosphate family class II aldolase produces the protein MLVSTRQMLLNAQKEGYAVPAFNIHNLETIQVVVETANEMRSPVILAATPSTVKYAGIEYLMSMIETASNKYDIPIAFHLDHHENVEDIKTAIRLGCKSVMIDASHHAFEDNIKIVKDIVDFAHKYDVTVEAELGKLGGQEDDLIVDEKDSFYTDPLSAVEFVNQTGVDSLAIAIGTAHGLYKVEPKLDYDRLKEIKKLVSIPLVLHGASGVPFDSVRETVKEGICKVNIATELKIPFATSLKDFFENNPNESDPRKYLVPAKDAMKAVVMNKIDMCKSSKRV, from the coding sequence ATGTTAGTTTCAACTAGACAAATGTTATTAAATGCACAAAAAGAAGGATATGCTGTTCCAGCTTTTAATATTCACAACTTAGAAACAATTCAGGTGGTTGTAGAAACTGCAAATGAAATGAGATCTCCTGTTATTTTAGCTGCAACACCTAGTACAGTTAAATATGCTGGAATTGAATATTTAATGAGTATGATTGAAACTGCAAGTAATAAATATGACATTCCTATTGCTTTCCATTTGGATCACCATGAAAATGTTGAAGATATTAAAACTGCAATTAGATTAGGTTGTAAGTCCGTAATGATTGATGCTTCTCATCACGCTTTTGAAGATAATATTAAAATCGTTAAGGATATTGTTGATTTTGCTCACAAATACGACGTTACAGTTGAAGCTGAGTTAGGAAAATTAGGTGGACAAGAGGATGATCTAATTGTTGATGAAAAAGATTCTTTCTATACAGACCCTCTATCAGCTGTAGAATTTGTAAATCAAACTGGAGTAGATTCTCTTGCAATTGCAATTGGAACTGCCCATGGATTATATAAAGTTGAGCCAAAATTAGATTATGACAGATTAAAAGAAATTAAAAAATTAGTTTCTATTCCTTTAGTTTTACATGGAGCTTCTGGTGTTCCTTTTGATTCTGTTAGAGAAACTGTAAAAGAAGGAATCTGTAAAGTAAACATTGCTACAGAATTAAAAATTCCTTTTGCAACTAGTTTAAAAGATTTCTTTGAGAACAATCCTAACGAATCTGATCCTAGAAAATATTTAGTTCCTGCTAAGGATGCTATGAAAGCTGTAGTAATGAATAAAATTGATATGTGTAAAAGTTCAAAAAGGGTTTAA
- a CDS encoding SIS domain-containing protein gives MSMEYVTLAEIKQQGKVWKETLKTIENSKNNLEDFFNKIDLENRTVIFTGAGTSEFVGNTITPRLGTKFLSIATTDIVSNPENYFKKNEKILLVSCARSGNSPESVATVKLADQIVEDIAHVIITCNHQGALAKSKSTESNSFVLLMPPESNDKGFAMTSSFTSMSLAGLTIFKLDKLSCIKKNIDRLVKNIEAKEPQMIQMISDLVKLETSRIVYLGSSCLKGLAEEASLKCLELTAGHMSLHYNSPLGFRHGPKSIVNDSTLIITMLSNNEYTRKYEIDLLKEMYNEKNGKKLLTIDMLNCETAKDNSHYYFSFNNGEEYMNEVFNMFPYVYFAQLFAFYKSLSYGINPDNPCPTGEVNRVVKGVYIYDYKGEN, from the coding sequence ATGTCTATGGAATATGTTACTCTTGCTGAAATTAAACAGCAGGGAAAAGTATGGAAAGAAACTTTAAAAACCATTGAAAATTCAAAAAATAACTTAGAAGATTTTTTTAATAAAATAGATTTAGAAAATAGAACAGTAATTTTTACAGGAGCAGGTACTTCTGAATTTGTTGGAAATACAATAACACCAAGATTAGGAACTAAATTTTTATCTATTGCTACAACTGATATTGTTAGTAATCCTGAAAATTATTTTAAAAAAAATGAAAAGATACTTTTAGTTTCATGTGCTCGTTCAGGAAATAGTCCTGAAAGTGTTGCCACAGTTAAACTAGCTGATCAAATAGTTGAAGATATTGCCCATGTGATTATCACTTGTAATCATCAAGGTGCCCTTGCTAAATCTAAAAGTACAGAAAGTAATTCCTTTGTACTTTTAATGCCTCCTGAATCAAATGATAAAGGTTTTGCAATGACAAGTAGTTTTACATCTATGTCTCTTGCTGGTCTTACTATATTTAAACTAGATAAATTATCTTGTATAAAGAAAAATATCGATAGATTAGTTAAAAATATAGAGGCTAAAGAACCTCAAATGATTCAAATGATCAGTGATTTAGTTAAATTAGAAACTTCTAGAATAGTTTATCTTGGAAGCTCTTGTTTAAAAGGATTAGCTGAAGAGGCTTCTTTAAAATGCTTAGAACTAACAGCTGGTCATATGAGCTTACATTATAACTCGCCACTAGGATTTAGACATGGTCCTAAATCAATTGTCAATGATTCAACATTAATAATCACTATGCTATCTAATAATGAATATACTAGAAAGTATGAAATTGATCTATTAAAAGAAATGTACAATGAAAAAAATGGAAAAAAATTATTAACTATAGATATGTTAAATTGTGAAACTGCTAAGGATAATTCTCACTATTATTTCTCATTTAACAATGGCGAAGAATACATGAATGAAGTATTCAATATGTTCCCATATGTTTATTTTGCTCAATTATTCGCTTTTTATAAATCTTTATCGTATGGAATCAATCCAGATAATCCTTGTCCTACAGGGGAAGTTAATAGAGTAGTTAAAGGTGTTTACATTTACGATTATAAGGGGGAAAATTAA
- a CDS encoding glycoside hydrolase family 35 protein, translating into MLELKKDGIFINGEKTLLISGAFHYFRTLPEMWEDRLKKIAACGFNTVETYVPWNLHEKQEGKFDFKGILDLEKFVQLAEEVGLYVILRPTPYICSEWENGGLPPWLFKYEGIHLRTMDPVYIEKINRYYDTILPKMEKYLITKGGPIIAMQIENEYGSYGNDKNYLEFLERAMTSRGINVPLFTSDGPTDNMLSGGTLPHIWKTINYGSRTEEAFEVLEKYQKDLPKMVMEFWIGWFDHWGHEHITREPESVVEEFEVMLKNDISVNFYMFHGGTNFGFMAGANYDGKHKADVTSYDYDALLTEAGDITKKYEMIKELLKKYEKKVKKHKNHKFYEIENSKKKNYGTVQFTERTELFKNIKNLGKKYISSTVKTMEDLDQDYGFILYETNILGNYINKKLTLEEVRDRAMIYLDGKYLGVIDRNNNQEIFLTIEGKGKLSILVENLGRINYGPKMKDKKGITDHVRLENQILFNWEITTIPLNNLEKLSFLNLEKIDENNPSFYRGTFIVKEIGDTFIDFEKWSKGVVYINGFNIGRYWENGPQKRLYLPKELLKIGENEIIIFELHKFGHYLNLFEESKLG; encoded by the coding sequence ATGTTAGAATTAAAAAAAGATGGAATTTTTATAAATGGAGAAAAAACTTTACTTATATCAGGGGCATTTCATTATTTTAGAACTTTGCCTGAGATGTGGGAAGATAGATTAAAAAAAATTGCAGCTTGTGGGTTTAATACTGTAGAAACATATGTTCCTTGGAATCTACATGAAAAGCAAGAGGGAAAATTTGATTTTAAAGGAATTTTAGATTTAGAAAAATTTGTTCAATTGGCAGAAGAGGTTGGTTTATATGTTATTTTAAGACCGACTCCATATATTTGTAGTGAATGGGAAAATGGTGGACTTCCTCCTTGGTTATTTAAATATGAGGGAATTCATTTAAGAACAATGGATCCAGTGTATATTGAAAAAATAAATAGATATTATGATACTATTTTACCAAAAATGGAAAAATATCTAATAACTAAAGGTGGACCAATAATTGCTATGCAAATAGAAAATGAATATGGAAGTTATGGAAATGATAAAAATTATTTAGAATTTTTAGAAAGAGCAATGACTTCTAGGGGAATTAATGTACCGTTATTTACCTCTGATGGTCCAACGGATAATATGTTATCAGGAGGAACTTTACCTCATATTTGGAAAACTATTAACTATGGTTCAAGAACTGAGGAAGCTTTTGAAGTTTTAGAAAAATACCAAAAAGATTTACCAAAAATGGTTATGGAATTTTGGATAGGTTGGTTTGATCATTGGGGTCATGAACATATAACTAGAGAACCTGAAAGTGTAGTAGAAGAGTTTGAAGTGATGTTAAAAAATGATATTTCTGTGAATTTTTATATGTTTCACGGAGGGACTAACTTTGGATTTATGGCAGGGGCAAATTATGATGGAAAACATAAGGCTGATGTAACTAGTTATGATTATGATGCTCTTTTAACAGAAGCTGGAGATATTACAAAAAAATATGAAATGATAAAAGAACTTTTAAAGAAATATGAAAAAAAAGTAAAAAAACATAAAAATCATAAATTTTATGAAATAGAAAATTCAAAAAAGAAAAACTACGGTACTGTTCAATTTACAGAAAGAACAGAATTATTTAAAAATATAAAAAATTTAGGAAAGAAATATATTTCTTCTACTGTGAAAACAATGGAAGATTTAGATCAAGACTATGGTTTTATTTTGTATGAAACAAATATTTTAGGAAATTATATAAATAAGAAATTAACTTTAGAAGAAGTTAGAGATAGAGCCATGATTTATTTAGATGGAAAATATTTAGGAGTAATAGATAGAAATAATAATCAAGAAATATTTTTAACTATTGAAGGGAAGGGAAAACTTTCTATTTTAGTTGAAAATTTAGGTAGAATAAATTATGGACCTAAAATGAAAGATAAAAAAGGAATCACAGATCACGTGAGACTAGAAAATCAGATTTTATTTAACTGGGAAATTACAACTATACCTTTAAATAATTTGGAAAAATTATCATTTTTAAATTTAGAAAAAATTGATGAAAATAATCCAAGCTTTTATAGGGGAACTTTTATTGTAAAAGAAATAGGAGATACATTTATAGATTTTGAAAAGTGGTCCAAAGGAGTTGTTTATATCAATGGATTTAATATTGGAAGGTATTGGGAAAATGGCCCACAAAAAAGATTATATTTACCTAAGGAATTATTAAAAATTGGAGAAAATGAAATTATTATTTTTGAACTTCATAAATTTGGACATTACTTAAATCTTTTTGAAGAAAGTAAATTGGGATAA